Proteins encoded by one window of Pseudonocardia alni:
- a CDS encoding ABC transporter permease — MSDDRQLSTRRGHVGDLVTGRAAPPAVPGRTMPLRTELVRQLQRRRTQVAFALVVAMPIILWAAFSLGDDEPGARGPSLVDLASGSAANFAVFTLFASASFLLVVLVALFFGDTVASEASWSSLRYLLAVPVPRARLLRQKAVVAGVLSVAALLLLPVASLVVGAIAYGTGDLVSPIGESLPFWSAAGRVMLGALYVTVQLSWVAGLALLLSVSTDAPLGAVGGAVMASIVSQIIDQIEDLGLIRDFLPTHYGDAWSALLATDVDWSDMTYGTFSAVCYASLFLGLAAWRFRTKDITS; from the coding sequence GTGAGTGACGACCGTCAGCTCTCGACCCGCCGCGGGCACGTCGGCGACCTCGTGACCGGCCGGGCCGCGCCGCCCGCCGTCCCGGGACGGACCATGCCGCTGCGCACCGAGCTGGTCCGCCAGCTCCAGCGCCGTCGCACCCAGGTCGCGTTCGCGCTGGTCGTGGCGATGCCGATCATCCTGTGGGCGGCGTTCTCCCTCGGCGACGACGAGCCCGGGGCCCGTGGCCCGAGCCTGGTCGACCTGGCGTCGGGCAGCGCCGCGAACTTCGCGGTGTTCACGCTGTTCGCATCGGCGAGCTTCCTGCTGGTGGTACTGGTCGCGCTGTTCTTCGGCGACACGGTGGCCTCGGAGGCGTCGTGGTCGTCGCTGCGCTACCTGCTGGCCGTCCCGGTGCCGCGGGCGCGGCTGCTGCGGCAGAAGGCCGTCGTCGCGGGGGTGCTGTCGGTGGCGGCGCTGCTGCTGCTCCCGGTCGCGTCGCTCGTGGTGGGGGCGATCGCCTACGGCACCGGCGACCTGGTCTCGCCGATCGGGGAGTCGCTGCCGTTCTGGAGCGCGGCCGGGCGGGTGATGCTCGGCGCGCTGTACGTGACCGTGCAGCTGAGCTGGGTGGCCGGGCTGGCGCTGCTGCTCTCGGTGAGCACCGACGCCCCGCTGGGCGCGGTCGGCGGCGCGGTGATGGCCTCGATCGTCTCCCAGATCATCGACCAGATCGAGGACCTGGGACTCATCCGGGACTTCCTCCCGACGCACTACGGCGACGCCTGGTCGGCGCTGCTGGCGACCGACGTCGACTGGTCGGACATGACCTACGGGACGTTCTCCGCGGTCTGCTACGCGAGCCTGTTCCTGGGGCTCGCGGCGTGGCGGTTCCGCACCAAGGACATCACCAGCTGA
- a CDS encoding alpha/beta fold hydrolase encodes MHVLPRTRWVRTPIVAATVAALVLAFAPAASAAPGVPVAAPAPAAAADDGGAVAVSEEEVAVPAGPGQPGTIDLDTSLYVPASATAASPAPAVLVAHGFGGSKASVDSDARELAARGYVVQTWTARGFGASGGSIGLDDPDREVADASRLVDRLAARADVQRDADGDPRVGVTGGSYGGGLALLLAGYDRRIDAIVPVITWNDLGQALFPNNAVPAGATPPGTPAAGAGAGDGVFKSGWAGVFFGSGGRVPAGGDSPAGAAAGSSGGLGGSGSGGSGGGGGFGSSSGGASSSDGTGTGTAGVSGPDGAGGTAGPGTAAGTADGPGDATATGAAAGRRQDASRPGPDPICGRFARDVCAAYGEAARTGRVSPELAELLRRSSPATVTDRITAPTLLVQGEQDTLFGLDQADANARQIAANGTPVSVLWFAGGHDGGGPDSEVRARIADWFDQHLRGLPAAQGTTGGLAEAPFAYQVRSTVRTRGDTPTGRTVLAGAYPGLTAGSGPAPTTALPLDGGEQTVVHPPGGNPSALTSLPGLGSALGSLGSLGGLSGLTTPGQSARFLTAPVADAMQPSGAPRVTVRVARVAGQPAPDTAVLFASLTTLTPDGRSTLLGNAVAPLRIAVPADGSPAEATVTLPGVVAPVQAGSRLLVQLSTTDQGYDSGADPAVWRVGLAGDTALSVPQVPGRTESAGTVPLWPVLGIAAVLAAALLVWLVARLRSRRTEPSDDDVPGDAPPLVVRGLAKIYRNGFAAVSDVSFTVPRGAVLGLLGPNGAGKTTVLRMLMGLIAPTAGTMTAFGRPVRPGAAVLSRIGAFVEGPGFLPHLSGAENLRLYWEATGRPPEQARMEETLEIAGLGDSVHRRVGTYSQGMRQRLAIAQAMLGLPELLILDEPTNGLDPPQIHAMRELLRRYAAGGRTVLVSSHLLSEVEQTCSEVVVMHRGTVVAAGTVAELMAAGGGSSFTVDDTGRARAVLAALDGVTDVVTGDQPGVVHAHLDGTARADAVAALVSGGVAVSAAGPRGRLEDAFLELVGPEGRDVGGTS; translated from the coding sequence GTGCACGTGCTCCCCCGGACCCGGTGGGTCCGTACCCCGATCGTGGCGGCGACGGTCGCCGCCCTGGTGCTGGCGTTCGCCCCGGCCGCGTCGGCCGCACCCGGTGTCCCGGTCGCCGCGCCGGCGCCCGCCGCGGCGGCCGACGACGGCGGCGCGGTCGCCGTGAGCGAGGAGGAGGTCGCCGTCCCGGCCGGCCCCGGGCAGCCGGGCACGATCGACCTGGACACCTCGCTCTACGTCCCCGCCTCGGCGACCGCGGCCTCCCCCGCGCCCGCGGTGCTGGTGGCGCACGGCTTCGGCGGCAGCAAGGCCTCCGTCGACTCCGACGCCCGCGAGCTCGCCGCCCGCGGCTACGTGGTGCAGACCTGGACCGCGCGCGGTTTCGGCGCCTCCGGTGGCTCGATCGGGCTGGACGACCCCGACCGCGAGGTCGCCGACGCGTCGCGGCTGGTGGACCGCCTCGCCGCGCGCGCCGACGTGCAGCGCGACGCCGACGGCGACCCCCGCGTCGGTGTGACCGGCGGGTCCTACGGCGGTGGCCTCGCCCTGCTGCTGGCCGGGTACGACCGGCGGATCGACGCGATCGTGCCGGTGATCACCTGGAACGACCTGGGCCAGGCGCTGTTCCCGAACAACGCCGTCCCGGCCGGTGCGACGCCGCCGGGCACGCCCGCGGCCGGTGCGGGCGCCGGCGACGGGGTGTTCAAGAGCGGCTGGGCCGGGGTGTTCTTCGGCTCCGGTGGCCGGGTGCCCGCGGGCGGGGACTCACCGGCGGGTGCCGCCGCCGGCTCGTCCGGAGGGCTCGGCGGCTCCGGCTCCGGCGGCTCCGGCGGTGGGGGCGGTTTCGGCTCGTCCTCGGGCGGGGCGTCCTCCTCCGACGGCACCGGCACGGGCACCGCGGGCGTGTCCGGGCCGGACGGCGCCGGCGGCACCGCGGGACCGGGCACCGCCGCCGGGACCGCGGACGGTCCGGGAGACGCCACGGCGACCGGCGCGGCCGCCGGCCGGAGACAGGACGCGTCACGGCCGGGGCCGGACCCGATCTGCGGACGCTTCGCCCGCGACGTCTGCGCCGCCTACGGCGAGGCCGCCCGCACCGGCCGCGTCTCCCCGGAGCTGGCCGAGCTGCTCCGCCGCTCCTCCCCCGCGACCGTCACCGACCGGATCACCGCACCGACACTGCTGGTCCAGGGCGAGCAGGACACCCTGTTCGGCCTCGACCAGGCCGACGCGAACGCCCGCCAGATCGCCGCGAACGGCACCCCGGTGTCGGTGCTGTGGTTCGCCGGCGGCCACGACGGCGGCGGCCCCGACTCCGAGGTCCGCGCCCGCATCGCCGACTGGTTCGACCAACACCTGCGCGGCCTGCCCGCGGCGCAGGGCACCACCGGTGGTCTCGCCGAGGCCCCCTTCGCCTACCAGGTCCGCAGCACCGTCCGCACCCGCGGCGACACCCCCACCGGCCGGACCGTCCTCGCCGGGGCCTACCCCGGCCTGACCGCGGGCTCCGGACCCGCCCCGACGACCGCGCTGCCCCTGGACGGCGGCGAGCAGACCGTCGTCCACCCACCGGGCGGGAACCCGTCGGCGCTCACGTCGCTGCCCGGCCTCGGCTCGGCGCTCGGGTCGCTGGGCTCGCTCGGCGGCCTGTCCGGCCTGACGACGCCGGGCCAGTCCGCCCGGTTCCTCACCGCGCCCGTCGCCGACGCGATGCAGCCCTCCGGGGCGCCGCGGGTGACGGTGCGCGTCGCGCGGGTCGCCGGACAGCCCGCCCCGGACACCGCGGTGCTGTTCGCGTCGCTCACCACGCTCACCCCCGACGGGCGCAGCACGCTGCTGGGCAACGCCGTCGCACCGCTGCGGATCGCCGTCCCCGCCGACGGCTCCCCCGCCGAGGCGACGGTGACGCTGCCCGGCGTCGTCGCGCCGGTGCAGGCGGGCAGCCGCCTGCTGGTGCAGCTGTCGACGACCGACCAGGGCTACGACTCCGGCGCCGACCCTGCGGTGTGGCGGGTCGGGCTCGCCGGGGACACCGCGCTGTCGGTGCCCCAGGTGCCCGGCCGCACCGAGTCGGCGGGGACCGTTCCGCTGTGGCCGGTGCTCGGGATCGCCGCGGTGCTGGCCGCGGCACTCCTGGTGTGGCTGGTGGCGCGGCTGCGGTCGCGCCGGACCGAGCCCTCCGACGACGACGTGCCCGGCGACGCGCCGCCGCTGGTCGTCCGCGGGCTGGCGAAGATCTACCGCAACGGGTTCGCCGCGGTGTCGGACGTGTCGTTCACCGTGCCGCGCGGTGCGGTGCTCGGCCTGCTCGGCCCGAACGGCGCCGGCAAGACGACCGTCCTGCGCATGCTCATGGGCCTGATCGCGCCCACCGCCGGGACGATGACGGCGTTCGGTCGCCCCGTCCGTCCCGGCGCGGCGGTGCTGTCCCGGATCGGCGCGTTCGTCGAGGGCCCCGGGTTCCTGCCGCACCTGTCGGGCGCGGAGAACCTGCGACTTTACTGGGAGGCCACCGGCCGCCCGCCGGAGCAGGCGCGGATGGAGGAGACGCTGGAGATCGCCGGGCTCGGCGACTCGGTGCACCGCCGCGTCGGCACCTACTCCCAGGGCATGCGGCAGCGCCTCGCGATCGCGCAGGCGATGCTGGGCCTGCCCGAGCTGCTCATCCTCGACGAGCCCACCAACGGGCTCGACCCGCCCCAGATCCACGCGATGCGCGAGCTGCTGCGCCGCTACGCCGCGGGCGGCCGGACCGTGCTCGTGTCCAGCCACCTGCTGTCGGAGGTGGAGCAGACCTGCTCGGAGGTCGTGGTCATGCACCGCGGCACGGTCGTCGCCGCGGGGACGGTCGCCGAGCTGATGGCGGCCGGGGGCGGCTCGTCGTTCACCGTGGACGACACCGGCCGGGCCCGGGCCGTGCTGGCCGCCCTCGACGGCGTCACCGACGTCGTCACCGGGGACCAGCCGGGCGTCGTGCACGCCCACCTCGACGGCACCGCCCGCGCCGACGCCGTCGCCGCGCTGGTGTCCGGCGGGGTCGCGGTCAGCGCGGCCGGGCCGCGCGGGCGGCTGGAGGACGCGTTCCTGGAACTGGTGGGCCCCGAGGGGCGCGACGTCGGAGGTACCTCGTGA